The Oncorhynchus kisutch isolate 150728-3 linkage group LG10, Okis_V2, whole genome shotgun sequence region attccattccctcCTATTCCATTCAATTAAATTCCATCCTATTCCATCCCATCCAATTCCATCCTATTCCATTCCATCCTATCCTATTCCATCCCatcctattccattccattccatcctatTCAATTCTATTCCATCCTATTCAATTCTATTCCatcctattccattccattcccccATATTCCATCCTATTCCATTCCCTCCTATTCCATCATATTCCATTCCatcctattccattccattccatcctattccatcattttccattccatcctattccattccattccatcctatTCCATCATATTCCATTCCatcctattccattccattccatcctatTCCATCATATTCCATTCCatcctattccattccattccatcctattccatcccattatattccattccatcctattccattccattccattcaattatattccattccatcctaTTCCATTCCATCCTATTCCATTCCCTCCTATTCCAtcatattccattccattatattccattccattccatcctattccattccatcctattcaattatattccattccatcctatcccattccattccatcctattccattccatcctatcctattccattatattccattccatcctaTCCCACCCTATTCCATTCCATCCTATTCAATTCCatcctattccattccattctattccattccatcctattccattccatcctattccattccattccattctattcctatCCTATTCCATTCCAacctattccattctattccatcctattacattccattccatcctatTCCGTTCCATTCCATCCTATTCCATCCTATTccgttccattccattccatcctatTCCATTCCAccctattccattccattatattccatttaATTCCTTTCTATTGGAACATGTAGATCAGAGGGTGCAGGTCCCAGCCTTCAACATCCGCAGTCTGCTGCCTGTACTCTTGGATGAATACTACCGTTATGATGGCTCGTTGACCACTCCCCCCTGCTATCCCAGCGTGCTTTGGACTGTGTTCAAAAACCCTGTCACCATCTCACTCAAACAGGTTAGTCCATCTCACTCAAACAGGTTAGTCCATCTTACTCAAACAGGTTAGTCCATCTTACTCAAACAGGTTAGTCCATCTCACTCAAACCGGTTTAGTTTCACACTGGAGCCGGCCTATCTAGTCTCCTCCACTGAGGGTTTTAACATCAGGGTCAGAGTTACATCAAAAGCATCTTAATGCCCTTACTGAAGATTTCTGCTAGTAAGGGCCTTGGTTTGATGTCAGTCACACTTGTTCATTTCCTGGACTATCCCTGCAACATAAAACAATTACACATATGGATTTATAACTGTATCTGAAACCACAATAAACCAAATGTCTCTTAGTTACCCTTAGTTtcttgccctgtctctgtctgaaaCATCGCTTTGTGACTgagatgttttgttttgttgtacCCTTAGTTTCTGGCCCTAGCAACGGCCATCTACTCCTCCCACCAACAGGAGTCTGCCCCAGTGGCCATGAACAGCAACTACAGGAAACCACAGTACACGGACAACAGAGTTGTGCTCTGCTCTTTCCAGGGGGGTGAGTATGGTGCTACACTCCTACCACAttattaccacagtactaccacagtactactagaGTACTACCACAGTGCTACTACAGCCATACCACagcactactacagtactaccacagccataccacagtactaccacggTACTACCACAGTGCTGGTACAGTACTACAACAGCACTACCACAGTACtagtactaccacagtactaGTACTACCGCAGTACTAGTGCAGTACTACCGCAGTACTACCGCAGTACTAGTACAGTACTACAGCAGTACTAGTACAGTACTACCACAGTCCTACCACAGTCCTACTACAGTCCTACCACAGTCCTACCACAGTCCTACCACAGTCCTACTACAGTCCTACCACAGtcctactacagtactaccacagTCCTACCACAGTCCTACCACAGTCCTACTACAGTCCTACTACAGTCCTACCACAGtcctactacagtactaccacagTCCTACCACAGTCCTACCACAGtcctactacagtactaccacagtactaccacagtactactacagtactaccacaATACTACCACAGTCCTACCACAGtcctactacagtactaccacagtactactacagtcctaccacagtactactaccGTACTACTACCGTACTACCACAGTGATACCATTGTACTACCACATTACCACTACAGTCCTACCACAGTCCTACCACAGTCCTACCACAGTCCTACCACAGTCCTACCACAGTACTAGTGCAGTACTACCACAATACTACCACAGCACTAATACAATACTAGAACAGTACTACCACAGTACTGCTACAGTACTAGAATATTACTACTACAGTACCTCCACagcactaccacagtactactaccGTACTACTACCGTACTACCACAGTGATACCATTGTACTACCAcattaccactacagtactaccacagtactattAATACTCTATGGGCTGGTTtccaggacacagattaagcctagtcctggactaataAGCATTCTCAATGGATTTAAGAATCTCTATTGAAAAGTATTTTTGGTCCAgggctaggcttaatctgtgtccgggaaactggCTCAATGGGTTAGATCTATTATTGGAGCATGATGATTAAAGTCAGCTTGAATGATGAATGGCAAAGCTTATTTTTCTGCAGCACTTTAAAAAGCAGCTTTAAAGGGGTTGGCTGGGGTCGACTGGGGTGGGCCCTGTGGCTGGGGGGCTAGAGATTGGGGTGGGCCCTGTGGCTGGGGGGCTTGAGATTGGGGTGGGCCCTGTGGCTGGGGGGCTTGATTTCTGTGGGGTCGAGGGCTGTCAAGGTCATCTGGTATCAACTACCTATTGTTTTTGCTTTAATGGATGAACTGGGGTTAGTGTTAGATTAGGGAGGGATGACCTGGGGTTGGTGTTAGATTAGGGAGGGATGACCTGGGGTTGGTGTTAGATTAGGGAGGGATGACCTGGGGTTGGTGTTAGATTAGGGAGGGATGACCTGGGGTTGGTGTTAGATTAGGGAGGGATGACCTGGGGTTGGTGTTAGATTAGGGAGGGATGACCTGGGGTTGGTGTTAGATTAGGGAGGGATGACCTGGGGTTGGTGTTAGATTAGGGAGGGATGACCTGGGGTTGGTGTTAGATTAGGGTGGTTATGAACTGGGGTCGGTGTTAGATTAGGGAGGGATGACCTGCGGTTGGTGTTAGATTAGGGTGGTATGAACTGGGGTCGGTGTTAGATTAGGGAGGGATGACCTGGGGTTGGTGTTAGATTAGGGAGGGATGAACTGGGGTTGGTGCTGGATTAGGGTGGTTATGAACTGGGGTCGGTGTTAGATTAGGGAGGGATGACCTGGGGTTGGTGTTAGATTAGGGAGGGATGAACTGGCGTTGGTGCTGGATTAGGGTGGTTATGAACTGGGGTCGGTGTTAGATTAGGGTGGTATGAACTGGGGTTGGTGTTAGATTAGGGTCGGTGTGGGTGGATGAGATCTGTGGTGTAGAGACCAGGGCTGTCAAACTGTCTGTAGCTCGTCTGCTATCACCTGGTTATGGTTTCTGGGTGTCTGCTTGGTGCTTACCGTAACTATGCTTCTCTGTCCTCTTGGATCACGACTGGATGCTTTTCAAGTTGATCCTTTATTATTCTCCACTTTATTCCTGACTTTCTCTCTGACGTGATCGTCATCAACGAGCTTTTAAAAGACGGGGCTTCATGTCTGTAGAAAGTAAACGCTACCGCTTCAGAATGGGATGAAATGAGATGCTCTCCCTTAGCTCATAAATGTGACTTGCCAGCCCTCTCTTCAGTGGCGGTTCACCACACACTATAGATCCACATACCATAATACAGTCTGTATGACATACCATGCTCTGCTCTGTGGTCTTGACAGTATGACAGGAATCTGCATGTTGTTCTCATCTCCTCAAATTCACTTTCTATTTCCAAGGGCTGTACGCGTCTTTATAATAGCAGGACTCTCTTGAGTATGGCTCCTCTTCGGCATGGCAGTGCTGCATGTCCTCTTCCTCTAGCTTgcctggggggggtgggggggggggcccgTCTGCCTTCAGAAGGGGAATCCGAATCTTACTTTCAATGTCTCCCAATTGGCCATGCCGATGCATGCACCAGGCCAACGCCACACCGTATAGGACATGTCCCTCTGGGACTTAAACTCTATTGTACTTGGCTCTGCATCTGATTCAGGCAGAGGACTACAGGGTGCTACTCAGACGGTCACCTCCCCCTTCCTGAGGAGGCAGGTCATCAACCAGCTGTTAGATGGAGACCTGGCAGACCTGGCAGACCAGGATGGGCTCAACCAGTTGTTAGATGGAGATCTGGCAGACCAGGATGGGCTTAACCAGTTGTTAGATGGAGATCTGGCAGACCAGGATGGGCTCAACCAGCTGTTTCCCAAGAAGCCCAGAGCACCGGGCAAGAAATGGAATGACCTCAAAAACTACCAGAAAGGCTGGACCCAGAGCCATATTGGGTCCAAGCACTACCAGAACACCGGGTCTCAGACCCAGAACAGCCTCCAGCAGCAGCGGTCGAAGCCCAATAAGGTGCCATCCGGGGGGGCAGGAGCTGCCAGATTAGTCCCATCTCCCTGGAAGAACCAACAGAACAGGCAACCTGTGTGGAAGTCAGGTCTGAGCGAGGACATGCTGTGTTACGTCTCCTTGGAGCAGGACGTGTCTCGCCAGCTGAGCAGAGGGAGATCCCCTACCCATACAGACACCCAGCTGGTCCAGGCTCTCAGAGAAACTCTGTTCCCAGAGCTCAACCTGCGCAGCTACCTGGGCTGTAAGTCTGACCTGGCTCTGTTCACCATCAGACAGCTCCTCCGGGGGAGATCAGCCACAGATGAGGCCCTGGAGCTGGACCAGGCCATTGTCAAGGCCTTGGGGGGGACAGGGCAGAGGGGCTCCACAGCACAGCAGCAGACCAAAACTCTCTCCAAGCACCAAACAGGCTTCGCTCCTGCCCCTGCTGCCATGCCTAAGAAACCCAATCAGCCAATCCCATGGCTCCAGCCTATGGAGTGGGAGGACTAGAGTCCAGCCAGATGTGTAACCTTTAGACCCTGAATCTATAACGAGTGTAACCACCATCAGCCACACCCTCAGCTCAATCTACAGTCGCGAGTGAAAATTGACACAACCTTTGTGCTGTCTTCAAAAAAAAAATGGGATTAAAGTGATTTTTTTCACGTatcgatctacacaacctactccacatttttgaaagtgaaataaaaatgatAGAAAATGTTCAAAATGACTAAGAAATACAAAATGAGGACGTATTGGATTGtgtatgtcttcacaccccatACTTGGTGGAGACACATTTGGCAGAAATCACAGGCGTGAATAAATGTGAATATGATTCTACCAACTGTTTGGGTAGTCAAACCTCTAACAatatattcacacccctttagtttttccacattttgttgcgttacagcctgcatttaaaatgtattacattgatgTTTTGTTTTACCgatctaaacacaataccacataacggCATAACGGCATAACGGCATAACGGCATAACGGCATAACGACATAACGGCATAACGGCATAACGGCATAACGGCATAACGGCATAACGACATAACGGCATAACGGCATAACGGCATAACGACATAACGGCATAACGGCATAACGGCATAACGGCATAACGGTATAACGACATAACGGCATAACGGCATAACGGCATAACGGCATAACGGCataacacaataccacataacggCATAACGGCATAACGGCATAACGGCataacacaataccacataacggCATAACGGCATAACGGCATAACGGCATAACGGCATAACGGCATAATGACATAACGGCATAACGGCATAACGACATAACGGCATAACGGCATAACGGCATAACGGCATAACGGCATAACGGCATAACGGCATAACGACATAACGGCATAACGGCATAACGGCATAACGGCAAAGTGGAATTTGGTTTGTAATTATAATATTTGTATCCCACATTTTtttaagctgaaatgtcttgagtcaataagtattcaaccccttttggcaagcctaaataagttcaggagtaaagatgtgCTTAACAAATTGCATAAtgtgcagcaacaacctggggaatagttacagggataAATGAGCCGGGGAtaattaggtgaccatgatggtcaGATtgtgaatttagccaggacaccggggttaacacccctactcatacaataagtgccatgggatctatagtgaccacagagagtcaggacaccccgtttaacatcccaaccaaaagacagcaccctacacagggcaatcaCTTCCCAGGGGAATTgggatatattttttttagaccagaggaaagagtgcctcctactggccctcctaCACCacatccagcagcatctggtctcccatccagggactgaccaggaccaaccctgcttagcttcaagaAGCAAgactgcagggtggtatgctgctggcaagaGATGGGGTcgaaattgcatggactcactctgtgttcaataatagtggttaacatgatttttgagtgactacctcatgaagctggttgagagaatgccaagagtgtgcaaagctgtcatcaaggcaaagggtggctactttgaagaatctaaaattatTCTTAGTCTTA contains the following coding sequences:
- the ca12 gene encoding uncharacterized protein ca12, translated to MSCDGTCDNSWAVMAPEIPPVLIVICYLGPDGEHHWSKHYPFCGGTFQSPIDIQTQLLRFDPTLRPIELQNYNLSANEQLTLGNNGHSIQLSLPRRMYLSSLPHRYTAAQLHFHWGSEHLPVGSEHTVNGRQFAAEMHMVLFNSDKYPNISVAADKSDGLAVLGVLIEVGEFNPAFAQFLKYINGIKYKDQRVQVPAFNIRSLLPVLLDEYYRYDGSLTTPPCYPSVLWTVFKNPVTISLKQFLALATAIYSSHQQESAPVAMNSNYRKPQYTDNRVVLCSFQGGRGLQGATQTVTSPFLRRQVINQLLDGDLADLADQDGLNQLLDGDLADQDGLNQLLDGDLADQDGLNQLFPKKPRAPGKKWNDLKNYQKGWTQSHIGSKHYQNTGSQTQNSLQQQRSKPNKVPSGGAGAARLVPSPWKNQQNRQPVWKSGLSEDMLCYVSLEQDVSRQLSRGRSPTHTDTQLVQALRETLFPELNLRSYLGCKSDLALFTIRQLLRGRSATDEALELDQAIVKALGGTGQRGSTAQQQTKTLSKHQTGFAPAPAAMPKKPNQPIPWLQPMEWED